One window from the genome of Ictidomys tridecemlineatus isolate mIctTri1 chromosome 12, mIctTri1.hap1, whole genome shotgun sequence encodes:
- the LOC144368999 gene encoding small ribosomal subunit protein uS5m-like, translating to MAAAVRAEGRFPALCGVSTGHFWCWQLSLNTFPTASVLVLKTTLSNGPLSLQGTRDSRHFTSLSHALQTQCCISPPTSRSGQQYRPYSFFTKLTADELWEGALAETGAGARKGRGKRSKKKRRKDLNRGQVIGEGRSGFLWPGLNAPLMRNGAVQTIAQRSKEEQEQVAADMLQQREEWDWKRRMKVKRERGWSGNTWGGLSVGPPDPGPKGGSGGLVCLPLVEDVSSYSVSENNFIVYLSV from the exons ATGGCGGCGGCGGTGCGCGCTGAGGGCCGCTTTCCTGCGCTGTGCGGTGTGTCGACGG gtCATTTCTGGTGCTGGCAGCTTTCCCTGAACACCTTTCCAACAGCTTCTGTTTTGGTGCTGAAGACcactctcagcaatg GCCCTTTGTCACTGCAGGGAACCAGAGACAGCCGACACTTCACCAGCTTGAGTCATGCGCTACAGACACAGTGCTGTATCTCTCCTCCCACCAGCCGGTCAGGCCAGCAGTACAGACCCTACAGCTTCTTCACTAAAT TGACAGCAGATGAGCTCTGGGAAGGTGCTTTAGCAGAGACTGGTGCTGgggcaagaaaaggaagaggcaaaagaagcaaaaaaaagagaaggaaggatctGAACAGGGGTCAGGTCATTGGTGAAG GACGCTCCGGCTTCTTGTGGCCGGGTCTGAATGCCCCTCTCATGAGAAATGGAGCCGTGCAGACCATTGCCCAGAGgagcaaggaggagcaggagcaggtggcGGCTGACATGCTCCAGCAGAGGGAAGAGTGGGACTGGAAGCGGAGGATGAAAGTGAAGCGGGAGCGAGGCTGGAGCGGGAACACATGGGGTGGCCTCAGTGTCGGTCCCCCGGACCCTGGTCCCAAGGGAGGTAGTGGAGGCCTGGTTTGCTTGCCTTTGGTAGAGGACGTATCGTCCTACagtgtttctgaaaataattttattgtttacttgTCTGTTTAG